A single Solidesulfovibrio fructosivorans JJ] DNA region contains:
- a CDS encoding complex I subunit 4 family protein, whose amino-acid sequence MTTQNGFPVVTTLIVLPLVVAAALLVLRRNERTVRLVTLGAGILECLLALPLLSYAPNGPAFQFVEQAPWLPALGMTYHMGVDGLSLYMILLTALMLPLCVLGSWTYISKRVTEFHFCLLLMTSACIGVFAALDFVLFYVFWEAMLVPMYLLIAVWGGPRRRYASIKFFLYTLAGSTLLLAAIVAFRHVGGTFSIPELMEKSYSFRFQMWAFLAMALAFAIKVPMFPFHTWLPAAHVEAPAAGSVLLAAILLKMGTYGFLRFCLPLTPAASVTAAPAMIAISIASIIYGGCIALGQTDIKKLIAYSSVGHMGFVTLGIFLFSVKGVSGAILQMLNHGITTGGLFMMVGLIYERSHSREIADNQGLGKFMPAFMFLFGVFSFSSLAFPGTNSFVGEILVLIGAFSNNPWVGFAAVPGAMLAAAYMLRLLQRVTWGEPSAFKKSWHDLGAREWVTLIPLALLVFYIGLAPSLAIKTIEPSIERVLSVMREKNQAMGLTSDMKFAERMRLPASMTVATATDAVRKELP is encoded by the coding sequence ATGACGACGCAAAACGGATTTCCGGTGGTGACGACGCTGATCGTCCTGCCTTTGGTAGTCGCGGCGGCCTTGCTGGTGCTGCGGCGAAACGAGCGTACCGTGCGGCTTGTGACGCTTGGCGCGGGCATCCTCGAATGCCTGCTCGCGTTGCCGCTTCTGTCCTACGCGCCAAACGGACCGGCCTTTCAGTTCGTGGAGCAGGCGCCGTGGCTGCCGGCCCTTGGCATGACCTACCACATGGGCGTGGACGGCCTGAGCCTGTACATGATCCTTCTCACCGCCTTGATGCTGCCCCTGTGCGTCCTCGGTTCCTGGACGTACATCAGCAAGCGGGTCACCGAGTTCCACTTCTGCCTGCTGCTGATGACCTCGGCCTGTATCGGCGTGTTCGCGGCGCTCGACTTCGTGCTCTTCTACGTCTTCTGGGAGGCCATGCTCGTCCCCATGTACCTGCTCATCGCGGTCTGGGGCGGTCCGAGACGGCGCTACGCCTCCATCAAGTTCTTCCTCTACACCCTGGCCGGCTCGACGCTCTTGCTCGCGGCCATCGTGGCCTTCCGCCACGTCGGCGGCACCTTCTCCATTCCTGAGTTGATGGAGAAGAGCTACTCCTTCCGCTTCCAGATGTGGGCTTTCCTGGCCATGGCCCTGGCCTTCGCCATCAAGGTCCCCATGTTCCCGTTCCATACCTGGCTGCCGGCCGCCCACGTCGAGGCCCCGGCCGCGGGCAGCGTGCTCCTGGCCGCGATCCTGCTCAAAATGGGCACCTACGGCTTCCTGCGCTTCTGCCTGCCCCTGACCCCGGCCGCCTCGGTCACGGCCGCGCCGGCCATGATCGCCATCTCCATCGCCTCCATCATCTACGGCGGCTGCATCGCGCTCGGGCAGACCGACATCAAGAAGCTGATCGCCTACTCCTCCGTGGGCCATATGGGCTTCGTGACGCTCGGCATCTTCCTTTTCAGCGTCAAAGGCGTCTCCGGGGCCATCCTCCAGATGCTCAACCACGGCATCACCACAGGCGGCCTGTTCATGATGGTCGGGCTTATCTACGAGCGCAGCCACAGCCGCGAGATCGCCGACAACCAGGGGCTCGGCAAATTCATGCCGGCCTTCATGTTTCTCTTCGGCGTCTTCTCCTTCTCGTCCCTGGCCTTTCCGGGCACCAACAGCTTCGTGGGGGAGATTCTGGTCCTGATCGGGGCCTTTTCCAACAATCCCTGGGTGGGCTTCGCCGCCGTGCCCGGGGCCATGCTCGCCGCCGCCTACATGCTGCGCCTGCTCCAGCGCGTGACCTGGGGCGAGCCGAGCGCCTTCAAGAAAAGCTGGCATGACCTTGGCGCGCGGGAGTGGGTGACGCTCATCCCGCTGGCCTTGCTCGTCTTCTACATCGGCCTGGCCCCGTCGTTGGCCATCAAGACCATCGAGCCCTCCATCGAGCGCGTGCTTTCCGTCATGCGCGAAAAGAATCAGGCCATGGGCTTGACCAGCGACATGAAGTTCGCCGAGCGCATGCGCCTTCCCGCGTCCATGACCGTGGCCACCGCCACGGACGCCGTCCGCAAGGAGCTTCCATGA
- a CDS encoding NADH-quinone oxidoreductase subunit N — translation MTIFKLLPELWLLGIVCALFVASVRGSRRVMSWLPVAAGIGVLVAVAGLGARDEMLYATYKLDALSQFFKLAIAFGFAVVTGIAAGKKDSRDLTPDYFMLLALSAWGLMLLASCVELVTLYLALELSSYSLYALIPLRGHDRRAAEAGIKYILFGAAVTAIALFGLSYIMAAKHTTYIAALAASSWSFADAPLAVVGLTLFLAGFFYKLALFPFHFWCPDVYQGTKNETAAYVATIPKLGAVVVLVRLAAILTPHMEVTTILAVLGAISMTGGNLAALVQRDVKRLLGYSSVAHAGYVMLGLAAGSAAGLAASAFYSLAYILMNLAAFYVVCTMSKDGENPSLDDLNGLYHRAPALAMILAVAAFSLVGLPPTAGFTGKLFLLSAAWDQGFYWLVIVAVLNTAISIYYYLGLVRHAYTGESDAPALAIPKGTLVFGGVLAALVLLAGIIPAPLYDLAAMAGTQLHP, via the coding sequence ATGACCATCTTCAAACTGTTGCCGGAATTGTGGCTGCTTGGCATTGTCTGCGCCCTGTTCGTCGCCAGTGTGCGCGGCTCGCGCCGGGTGATGTCCTGGCTGCCCGTGGCCGCCGGAATCGGCGTGCTGGTCGCCGTGGCCGGACTCGGGGCCCGCGACGAGATGCTCTACGCCACCTACAAGCTGGACGCCCTGTCGCAGTTTTTCAAGCTCGCCATCGCCTTCGGCTTCGCGGTCGTGACCGGCATCGCCGCCGGGAAAAAGGACAGCCGGGACCTGACGCCGGACTACTTCATGCTGCTGGCGCTTTCGGCCTGGGGACTCATGCTCCTGGCCTCGTGCGTGGAGCTGGTCACGCTGTATCTGGCTTTGGAACTTTCCTCCTACAGCCTCTACGCCCTGATTCCGCTGCGCGGCCATGACCGGCGCGCGGCCGAGGCGGGCATCAAGTACATCCTTTTTGGCGCGGCGGTGACGGCCATCGCCCTGTTCGGCCTGTCCTACATCATGGCCGCCAAGCACACGACCTACATCGCCGCCTTGGCCGCCTCCTCCTGGAGCTTTGCCGACGCGCCCCTGGCCGTGGTCGGGCTGACGCTTTTTCTGGCCGGCTTCTTCTACAAGCTGGCGCTGTTCCCGTTCCACTTCTGGTGCCCTGACGTCTACCAGGGAACGAAGAACGAGACGGCCGCCTACGTGGCCACCATTCCCAAGCTCGGCGCGGTGGTGGTGCTGGTGCGTCTGGCCGCCATCCTCACCCCGCACATGGAAGTGACCACCATCCTGGCCGTGCTCGGCGCTATCTCCATGACCGGCGGCAACCTGGCCGCCCTGGTCCAGCGCGACGTCAAGCGGCTGCTCGGCTACTCGTCCGTGGCCCACGCCGGCTACGTCATGCTGGGCCTTGCCGCCGGATCGGCGGCGGGGCTGGCCGCCTCGGCCTTTTACAGCCTGGCCTACATTCTGATGAACCTGGCCGCCTTCTACGTCGTGTGCACCATGTCGAAGGACGGCGAGAATCCGAGCCTGGACGACCTCAACGGCCTGTACCACCGCGCGCCGGCCCTGGCCATGATCCTGGCCGTGGCCGCCTTCTCCCTGGTCGGCCTGCCGCCCACCGCCGGCTTTACCGGCAAGCTCTTCCTGCTCTCGGCCGCCTGGGATCAGGGATTCTACTGGCTGGTGATCGTGGCCGTGCTCAATACGGCCATCTCCATCTATTACTACCTGGGTCTGGTGCGCCACGCCTACACCGGCGAATCCGACGCTCCGGCCCTGGCCATCCCCAAGGGCACGCTGGTCTTTGGCGGCGTGCTGGCGGCGCTGGTGCTCCTGGCCGGCATCATCCCCGCGCCGCTGTATGACCTGGCGGCCATGGCCGGGACCCAGCTGCACCCCTAG
- a CDS encoding NADH-quinone oxidoreductase subunit A produces MVFTWFQAAILLFFLGGVLFAAGPLLAELFIAPKAHGGALAETYECGVPTHGPSWVRFGINYYFYALIFLAFEVDILYLFPVAALFAKPQGGVAAIKLLVFIAVLGAAIIYFMRKGVFTWPRRIQVRVAPRP; encoded by the coding sequence ATGGTCTTTACCTGGTTTCAAGCGGCGATACTGCTCTTCTTCCTGGGCGGGGTGCTTTTTGCCGCCGGCCCGCTTCTGGCCGAGCTTTTCATCGCCCCCAAGGCCCACGGCGGCGCCCTGGCCGAGACCTACGAATGCGGCGTGCCCACGCACGGCCCTTCCTGGGTCCGCTTCGGCATCAACTACTACTTCTACGCCCTGATCTTCTTGGCCTTCGAGGTGGACATCCTCTACCTCTTCCCGGTCGCGGCCCTTTTCGCCAAGCCCCAGGGGGGTGTCGCGGCTATAAAGCTGCTGGTTTTTATCGCGGTGCTTGGCGCCGCCATCATCTACTTCATGCGTAAGGGAGTGTTCACATGGCCCCGCAGAATCCAGGTTCGTGTTGCGCCCCGGCCGTAA